The Syngnathus typhle isolate RoL2023-S1 ecotype Sweden linkage group LG11, RoL_Styp_1.0, whole genome shotgun sequence genome contains a region encoding:
- the lsm3 gene encoding snRNA-associated Sm-like protein LSm3, whose amino-acid sequence MADEVEQQPSTNTVEEPLDLIRLSLDERIYVKMRNDRELRGRLHAYDQHLNMILGDVEETVTTVEIDEETYEELYKSTKRNIPMLFVRGDGVVLVAPPLRVG is encoded by the exons ATGGCGGACGAAGTGGAGCAG CAACCGAGCACCAACACCGTTGAAGAGCCCCTCGACCTGATCAGACTCAGTCTGGACGAGAGGATCTACGTCAAAATGAGGAACGACAGAGAGCTGCGAGGACGGCTACAT GCCTACGATCAGCACCTGAACATGATTCTGGGAGATGTGGAGGAGACGGTGACCACGGTGGAGATTGATGAGGAGACGTACGAAGAACTATACAAG TCGACCAAGAGGAACATTCCCATGCTGTTCGTCAGAGGTGACGGCGTTGTCCTCGTAGCGCCACCCCTACGGGTGGGCTGA
- the abraa gene encoding actin-binding Rho-activating protein has product MSARRLEAPALKRAVRKIRCAAMVASLAKSWQGWANEHTDKQDAAPTGWMPCSVDQEDTMEPSHKFKVAKPRETASGDDATPIRSVPISKSVQPKVSECGGGDVVNIIRGKMESGPEESKPFLGNESPTRRRHLKALHGAGGGIIHERKLMLQDRKLSSRSSSLDTEDSGLGDEVAPGESAETADIKCKPKIKVATMGDIKNCWQRWSEEHAESQKLNPFSEDFDHHYAMSQCLRKGDSGYGRPKEGSKTAERGERAHKHIHKEMEEMVWIIRDMGYRDGQGRAVVTFGRLFERYVKISDKVVGILLRCRKHKMLDFEGEMLWQGQDDHVLITVMD; this is encoded by the exons ATGAGCGCCCGCCGATTGGAGGCCCCCGCTTTAAAACGCGCCGTGAGGAAAATCCGATGCGCCGCCATGGTGGCCAGCCTGGCCAAGAGTTGGCAGGGTTGGGCCAACGAGCACACAGACAAGCAGGACGCCGCTCCCACTGGGTGGATGCCCTGCTCTGTGGACCAGGAGGACACAATGGAGCCAAGCCATAAGTTCAAAGTTGCTAAACCCAGGGAAACGGCCTCAGGTGATGACGCCACTCCCATCCGGAGCGTTCCTATCTCTAAAAGTGTTCAACCGAAAGTCAGCGAGTGCGGCGGGGGCGATGTGGTCAACATCATCCGCGGGAAGATGGAGTCGGGTCCTGAGGAAAGCAAGCCCTTCCTGGGTAATGAGTcgccaacgcggcggcgccaccTGAAGGCGTTGCATGGAGCCGGCGGAGGCATTATCCATGAGAGGAAGTTGATGCTGCAGGACAGGAAATTGAGCTCCAGGAGCAGCAGCCTGGACACGGAGGACAGCGGCCTGGGGGATGAGGTTGCGCCTGGAGAAAGTGCCGAAACCGCAGATATCAAGTGCAAACCCAAG ATCAAGGTGGCCACCATGGGCGACATTAAGAATTGCTGGCAGCGCTGGTCCGAGGAGCACGCAGAGAGCCAGAAACTCAATCCCTTCAGCGAGGACTTTGACCACCACTACGCCATGAGCCAGTGCCTGCGCAAGGGCGACAGCGGCTACGGTCGCCCCAAGGAGGGCTCCAAGACGGCGGAACGGGGCGAGCGTGCGCACAAGCACATCCACAAGGAGATGGAGGAGATGGTCTGGATCATCCGGGACATGGGCTACCGGGACGGGCAAGGCCGTGCCGTCGTCACCTTCGGCCGCCTCTTTGAGCGCTACGTGAAGATCTCCGACAAGGTGGTGGGCATCCTGCTGCGCTGCCGCAAGCATAAGATGCTGGACTTTGAGGGCGAGATGCTGTGGCAAGGACAAGACGACCACGTGCTCATCACCGTGATGGACTGA